A single Pyxicephalus adspersus chromosome 8, UCB_Pads_2.0, whole genome shotgun sequence DNA region contains:
- the LOC140337101 gene encoding uncharacterized protein has translation MDGAEEKVLEDDTSLESEDFLSCLTDEEKECLQYLLETIDSLDQDEDENANSDHDTGMHMRNSTAGLQDRSTKIRSLSESVKVSEKTEHSHTPSKMKIVKSYSEDCPGFSITVSPDTGQRSTSSHPSHLRKFDTIMRSGVNVQELRARFIQQTSSSSFEESSKETSLSSKQLPQAARNQVSPRQEALQKLGLLKLNQSNSHAGQNLSDDLHGTDQHQTEKNFELQQNHSKSGANLLCTVERKSGGFDKVWPP, from the exons ATGGATGGAGCAGAAGAGAAGGTGCTGGAAGATGACACCAGCCTGGAG AGCGAAGACTTCTTGTCCTGCCTTACAGATGAAGAAAAGGAGTGTCTGCAGTATTTACTAGAAACCATTGATTCACTTGACCAAGATGAGGATGAAAATGCAAACAGCGACCATG ATACCGGCATGCACATGCGAAATTCAACCGCAGGCCTTCAAGATCGAAGTACAAAGATAAGAAGTTTGAGCGAAAGTGTCAAGGTTTCTGAGAAAACTGAACACAGCCACACGCCATCCAAAATGAAGATCGTGAAGTCCTATTCTGAGGACTGTCCAGGATTCTCTATCACTGTTTCTCCAGACACAGGGCAAAGGTCAACCAGCTCTCATCCAAGCCATCTTCGGAAGTTTGACACCATCATGAGGTCAGGAGTGAACGTCCAGGAACTAAGAGCTCGATTTATTCAGCAAACAAGCAGTTCTTCTTTCGAAGAGTCTTCCAAAGAAACTTCACTGTCTTCTAAACAACTGCCACAGGCGGCACGTAATCAGGTTTCTCCTAGGCAGGAGGCTTTGCAGAAGTTAGGTTTGCTGAAACTGAATCAAAGCAATTCACATGCAGGTCAAAACTTGTCAGATGACCTACATGGGACGGACCAACATCAAACCGAAAAGAACTTTGAGTTACAACAAAACCATTCCAAGTCAGGAGCAAACCTTCTATGTACTGTGGAGAGAAAATCAGGAGGTTTTGACAAAGTATGGCCTCCTTAA